The proteins below come from a single Drosophila miranda strain MSH22 chromosome Y unlocalized genomic scaffold, D.miranda_PacBio2.1 Contig_Y1_pilon, whole genome shotgun sequence genomic window:
- the LOC117189907 gene encoding uncharacterized protein LOC117189907: MSDLVGAEEFSAARLREWLESLNLPKGGSKAAMAARLNEIPVELRGQGPPAAETCENEREDEAAADQDSTKSERKEKNEKAPQAPGHNNNHGEYRAEVEMLKLQIVLLKLQSEREKEGRGENTTPAASNDAGVMLLNAAKDMLPTYHGSISGNNDDVTTWIAQFKAVAKVNKLKDEKLLMLLMSKLKDKALVWLHSSPEHMSLPIDQLLNVMEDTFHPKESKLLLRRKFESRSWARGEEFSMYFNAKVSLASRIVIDDEEFIDGVIEGIPDVGLRRQAHMQCFGAPYQLLKAFEKIMLPKKYGSTEGANTGASPTPIRCYNCNSLGHVAGECRKPKRERGACYGCGSMSHQVSHCDEKKYKIASSTQGAQ, from the exons atgtcgGACTTGGTCGGCGCGGAGGAGTTCTCGGCCGCCCGGCTGCGCGAATGGCTGGAGTCCCTCAATCTAccaaaaggtggaagcaaagcTGCCATGGCAGCGAGACTTAACGAAATACCAGTAGAGCTGCGGGGACAGGGACCACCGGCAGCCGAAACATGCGAGAACGAGAGGGAAGATGAGGCGGCCGCAGATCAAGACTCGACGAAGAGCGAACGCAAAGAGAAGAACGAAAAAGCACCGCAAGCGCCTgggcacaacaacaaccatgGCGAATATCGAGCAGAGGTTGAAATGTTAAAACTGCAAATCGTGCTGCTGAAGCtgcagagcgagagggagaaggAAGGGAGAGGAGAGAACACAACACCAGCCGCCAGCAATGACGCTGGCGTCATGTTGCTAAATGCCGCCAAAGACATGTTGCCAACATATCATGGCAGCATTTCTGGAAACAACGATGACGTCACAACTTGGATCGCGCAGTTTAAGGCCGTCGCAAAAGTGAACAAACTGAAGGATGAGAAGCTACTAATGCTGCTAATGTCGAAGCTTAAGGACAAAGCATTGGTGTGGCTGCATTCGAGTCCGGAGCACATGTCGCTGCCAATCGATCAATTGTTGAACGTCATGGAAGACACTTTCCATCCCAAGGAAAGCAAACTGTTGCTCCGTCGCAAGTTCGAGTCCCGTTCATGGGCACGTGGCGAGGAGTTCTCGATGTACTTCAACGCCAAAGTGTCGCTGGCATCCCGCATAGTCATTGACGACGAGGAGTTTATTGACGGAGTCATCGAAGGTATCCCAGATGTAGGCCTGCGTAGGCAAGCCCACATGCAGTGCTTTGGCGCTCCATATCAACTACTCAAGGCGTTCGAGAAGATCATGCTGCCAAAGAAGTACGGTTCAACTGAAGGGGCAAACACTGGAGCCTCGCCAACACCCATTCGCTGCTACAACTGCAACTCTTTGGGCCACGTGGCAGGGGAGTGCCGCAAGCCCAAGCGCGAAAGAGGAGCGTGCTACGGATGCGGCAGCATGAGTCACCAGGTGTCACACTGTGACGAAAAGAAGTACAAG ATTGCCTCATCGACTCAGGGAGCCCAATAA
- the LOC117189898 gene encoding cytosol aminopeptidase-like — protein sequence MKSVRLMHALCRRVQHTFLARRRDVEQRRHYAEKCDSVIKGVVVGVYAKEGDRQPKMTPSGEKFDDRVQGKITDLIRETGLSGQLGKGRVFMNVDAEFRAVAVVGVGQEGAGFNDLEMIDEGMENARVAAGVGARSLQLQGCTDVFVESMEYVEQAAEGSALAVWRYNTNKRRRDRTLIPKLELYDSPDSDAWMRGLFKAESQNLARRLADTPANQMTPTIFAQSTVDALCPCGVSVEVRSMDWIESKSLNSFLMVAKGSCEPPIILEIAYCGTAPEDKPILLLGKGITFNSGGLCLRPKDCLSMYRGCMSGAAACVGVIRAAAALSLPLNITALLPLCENMPSGMAAKPGDVVSLLNGKTLGFVDVSKAGVMAMADPLLYAQTIYKPRMVVDIATVGYAVCSALGGAAAGIFSNSNFVYKQFEKAGALTGDRVWRLPLWRYFQELIMPNDTFDISNRGRGPASSCIAAAVLHELVPCVDWAHLDIRNVGMLTRYNPLPYLLKNRMTGRPTRTIVQFLFQMACPDGK from the coding sequence ATGAAGTCTGTACGCTTGATGCACGCCCTGTGCAGGCGTGTCCAGCACACATTCCTGGCCAGACGCAGAGATGTGGAACAGCGACGGCACTACGCCGAGAAATGTGACTCGGTGATCAAAGGCGTTGTGGTGGGCGTGTACGCCAAGGAGGGCGACCGCCAGCCCAAGATGACACCATCCGGCGAGAAGTTTGACGATCGCGTCCAGGGTAAGATCACTGATCTCATACGCGAGACGGGCCTGAGTGGCCAGCTGGGAAAAGGCCGTGTCTTCATGAACGTGGATGCGGAGTTCCGTGCGGTGGCCGTGGTCGGCGTGGGACAGGAGGGGGCCGGCTTCAACGACCTGGAGATGATCGACGAGGGAATGGAGAACGCTCGCGTCGCTGCCGGCGTGGGGGCTCGttcccttcaactgcagggCTGCACAGATGTCTTCGTGGAGTCGATGGAGTATGTGGAGCAGGCGGCCGAGGGGAGCGCCTTGGCCGTCTGGCGCTACAACACCAACAAGCGCCGTCGGGACCGCACACTCATTCCCAAACTGGAGCTGTACGACTCTCCCGACTCGGATGCCTGGATGCGGGGCCTGTTCAAGGCCGAATCGCAGAACCTGGCCCGTCGCCTGGCCGATACGCCGGCCAATCAGATGACGCCCACAATCTTCGCCCAGTCAACGGTGGATGCCCTGTGCCCCTGCGGGGTATCCGTGGAGGTACGCAGCATGGACTGGATCGAGTCCAAGAGCTTGAACAGCTTCTTGATGGTGGCCAAGGGCAGCTGCGAGCCGCCGATCATCTTGGAAATCGCCTACTGCGGCACCGCACCCGAGGACAAGCCCATCCTCCTGCTGGGCAAGGGCATCACATTCAACAGCGGGGGCCTCTGCCTCCGTCCCAAGGACTGCTTGTCCATGTACCGCGGCTGCATGTCCGGTGCAGCCGCCTGCGTGGGCGTCATccgagccgccgccgccctaTCGCTGCCCCTAAACATAACggcactgctgccgctgtgcgAGAACATGCCCTCCGGAATGGCTGCCAAGCCTGGCGACGTGGTGTCCCTCCTCAATggcaaaactctcggcttcgTGGACGTCAGCAAGGCTGGTGTGATGGCCATGGCCGATCCCTTGCTCTACGCCCAGACGATCTACAAGCCGCGCATGGTCGTGGACATTGCTACAGTGGGCTACGCCGTCTGCTCAGCGCTGGgcggagcagcagccgggATTTTCAGCAATTCGAATTTCGTCTACAAGCAGTTCGAGAAGGCCGGTGCCCTTACGGGGGATCGCGTTTGGCGTCTGCCCCTGTGGCGCTACTTCCAGGAGCTGATCATGCCGAACGACACCTTTGACATCAGCAACCGCGGACGTGGCCCCGCCTCCAGCTGCATTGCTGCCGCCGTTCTGCACGAGCTGGTGCCGTGCGTCGACTGGGCCCACCTGGACATCCGCAACGTGGGCATGCTGACGCGCTACAATCCGCTGCCATATTTGCTGAAGAACCGCATGACTGGCCGTCCCACTCGCACCATCgttcagtttctgtttcagATGGCTTGCCCCGACGGCAAGTAA
- the LOC117189902 gene encoding cytosol aminopeptidase-like, giving the protein MKSVRLMHALCRRVQHTFLARRRDVEQRRHYAEKCDSVIKGVVVGVYAKKGDRQPKMTPSGEKFDDRVQGKITDLIRETSLSGQLGKGRVFMNVDAEFRAVAVVGVGQEGAGFNDLEMIDEGMENARVAAGVGARSLQLQGCTDVFVESMEYAEQADEGSALAVWRYNTNKRRRDRTLIPKLELYDSPDSDAWMRGLFKAESQNLARRLADTPANQMTPTIFAQSTVDALCPCGVSVEVRSMDWIESKSLNSFLMVAKGSCELPIILEIAYCGTAPEDKPILLLGKGITFNSGGLCLRPKDCLSMYRGCMSGAAACVGVIRAASALSLPLNITALLPLCENMPSGMAAKPGDVVSLLNGNTLGFVDVSKAGVMAMADPLLYAQTIYKPRMVVDIATVGYAVCPALGGAAAGIFSNSNFVYKQFEKAGALTGDRVWRLPLWRYFKELIMANDTFDISNRGRGPASSCIAAAVLHELVPCVDWAHLDIRNVGMLTRYNPLPYLLKNRMTGRPTRTIVQFLFQMACPDGK; this is encoded by the coding sequence ATGAAGTCTGTACGCTTGATGCACGCCCTGTGCAGGCGTGTCCAGCACACATTCCTGGCCCGACGCAGAGATGTGGAACAGCGACGGCACTACGCCGAGAAATGTGACTCGGTGATCAAAGGCGTTGTGGTGGGCGTGTACGCCAAGAAGGGCGACCGCCAGCCCAAGATGACACCATCCGGCGAGAAGTTCGACGATCGCGTCCAGGGTAAGATCACTGATCTCATACGCGAGACGAGCCTGAGTGGCCAGCTGGGAAAAGGCCGTGTCTTCATGAACGTGGATGCGGAGTTCCGTGCGGTGGCCGTGGTCGGCGTGGGACAGGAGGGGGCCGGCTTCAACGACCTGGAGATGATCGACGAGGGAATGGAGAACGCTCGCGTCGCTGCCGGCGTGGGGGCTCGttcccttcaactgcagggCTGCACAGATGTCTTCGTGGAGTCGATGGAGTATGCGGAGCAGGCGGACGAGGGGAGCGCCTTGGCCGTCTGGCGCTACAACACCAACAAGCGCCGTCGGGACCGCACACTCATTCCCAAACTGGAGCTGTACGACTCTCCCGACTCGGATGCCTGGATGCGGGGCCTGTTCAAGGCCGAATCGCAGAACCTGGCCCGTCGCCTGGCCGATACGCCGGCCAATCAGATGACGCCCACAATCTTCGCCCAGTCAACGGTGGATGCCCTGTGCCCCTGCGGGGTATCCGTGGAGGTACGCAGCATGGACTGGATCGAGTCCAAGAGTTTGAACAGCTTCTTGATGGTGGCCAAGGGCAGCTGCGAGCTGCCGATCATCTTGGAAATCGCCTACTGCGGCACCGCACCCGAGGACAAGCCCATCCTCCTCCTGGGCAAGGGCATCACATTCAACAGCGGGGGCCTCTGCCTCCGTCCCAAGGACTGCTTGTCCATGTACCGCGGCTGCATGTCCGGTGCAGCCGCCTGCGTGGGCGTCATCCGAGCCGCCTCCGCCCTATCGCTGCCCCTAAACATAACggcactgctgccgctgtgcgAGAACATGCCCTCCGGAATGGCTGCCAAGCCTGGCGACGTGGTGTCCCTCCTCAATGGCAACACTCTCGGCTTCGTGGACGTCAGCAAGGCTGGTGTGATGGCCATGGCCGATCCCTTGCTCTACGCCCAGACGATCTACAAGCCGCGCATGGTCGTGGACATTGCTACAGTGGGCTACGCCGTCTGCCCAGCGCTGGgcggagcagcagccgggATTTTCAGCAATTCGAATTTCGTCTACAAGCAGTTCGAGAAGGCCGGTGCCCTTACGGGGGATCGCGTTTGGCGTCTGCCCCTGTGGCGCTACTTCAAGGAGCTGATCATGGCAAACGACACCTTTGACATCAGCAACCGCGGACGTGGCCCCGCCTCCAGCTGCATTGCTGCCGCCGTTCTGCACGAGCTGGTGCCGTGCGTCGACTGGGCCCACCTGGACATCCGCAACGTGGGCATGCTGACGCGCTACAATCCGCTGCCATATTTGCTGAAGAACCGCATGACTGGCCGTCCCACTCGCACCATCgttcagtttctgtttcagATGGCTTGCCCCGACGGCAAGTAA
- the LOC117191207 gene encoding cytosol aminopeptidase-like: MKSVRLMHALCRRVQHTFLARRRDVEQRLHYAEKCDSVIKGVVVGVYAKEGDRQPKMTPSGEKFDDRVQGKITDLIRETGLSGQLGKGRVFMNVDAEFRAVAVVGVGQEGAGFNDLEMIDEGMENARVAAGVGARSLQLQGCTDVFVESMEYVEQAAEGSALAVWRYNTNKRRRDRTLIPKLELYDSPDSDAWMRGLFKAESQNLARRLADTPANQMTPTIFAQSTVDALCPCGVSVEVRSMDWIESKSLNSFLMVAKGSCEPPIILEIAYCGTAPEDKPILLLGKGFTFNSGGLCLRPKDCLSMYRGCMSGAAACVGVIRAAAALSLPLNITALLPLCENMPSGMAAKPGDVVSLLNGKTLGFVDVSKAGVMAMADPLLYAQTIYKPRMVVDIATVGYAVCPALGGAAAGIFSNSNFVYKQFEKAGALTGDRVWRLPLWRYFQELIMPNDTFDISNRGRGPASSCIAAAVLHELVPCVDWAHLDIRNVGMLTRYNPLPYLLKNRMTGRPTRTIVQFLFQMACPDGK; encoded by the coding sequence ATGAAGTCTGTACGCTTGATGCACGCCCTGTGCAGGCGTGTCCAGCACACATTCCTGGCCAGACGCAGAGATGTGGAACAGCGACTGCACTACGCCGAGAAATGTGACTCGGTGATCAAAGGCGTTGTGGTGGGCGTGTACGCCAAGGAGGGCGACCGCCAGCCCAAGATGACACCATCCGGCGAGAAGTTTGACGATCGCGTCCAGGGTAAGATCACTGATCTCATACGCGAGACGGGCCTGAGTGGCCAGCTGGGAAAAGGCCGTGTCTTCATGAACGTGGATGCGGAGTTCCGTGCGGTGGCCGTGGTCGGCGTGGGACAGGAGGGGGCCGGCTTCAACGACCTGGAGATGATCGACGAGGGAATGGAGAACGCTCGCGTCGCTGCCGGCGTGGGGGCTCGttcccttcaactgcagggCTGCACAGATGTCTTCGTGGAGTCGATGGAGTATGTGGAGCAGGCGGCCGAGGGGAGCGCCTTGGCCGTCTGGCGCTACAACACCAACAAGCGCCGTCGGGACCGCACACTCATTCCCAAACTGGAGCTGTACGACTCTCCCGACTCGGATGCCTGGATGCGGGGCCTGTTCAAGGCCGAATCGCAGAACCTGGCCCGTCGCCTGGCCGATACGCCGGCCAATCAGATGACGCCCACAATCTTCGCCCAGTCAACGGTGGATGCCCTGTGCCCCTGCGGGGTATCCGTGGAGGTACGCAGCATGGACTGGATCGAGTCCAAGAGCTTGAACAGCTTCTTGATGGTGGCCAAGGGCAGCTGCGAGCCGCCGATCATCTTGGAAATCGCCTACTGCGGCACCGCACCCGAGGACAAGCCCATCCTCCTGCTGGGCAAGGGCTTCACATTCAACAGCGGGGGCCTCTGCCTCCGTCCCAAGGACTGCTTGTCCATGTACCGCGGCTGCATGTCCGGTGCAGCCGCCTGCGTGGGCGTCATccgagccgccgccgccctaTCGCTGCCCCTAAACATAACggcactgctgccgctgtgcgAGAACATGCCCTCCGGAATGGCTGCCAAGCCTGGCGACGTGGTGTCCCTCCTCAATggcaaaactctcggcttcgTGGACGTCAGCAAGGCTGGTGTGATGGCCATGGCCGATCCCTTGCTCTACGCCCAGACGATCTACAAGCCGCGCATGGTCGTGGACATTGCTACAGTGGGCTACGCCGTCTGCCCAGCGCTGGgcggagcagcagccgggATTTTCAGCAATTCGAATTTCGTCTACAAGCAGTTCGAGAAGGCCGGTGCCCTTACGGGGGATCGCGTTTGGCGTCTGCCCCTGTGGCGCTACTTCCAGGAGCTGATCATGCCGAACGACACCTTTGACATCAGCAACCGCGGACGTGGCCCCGCCTCCAGCTGCATTGCTGCCGCCGTTCTGCACGAGCTGGTGCCGTGCGTCGACTGGGCCCACCTGGACATCCGCAACGTGGGCATGCTGACGCGCTACAATCCGCTGCCATATTTGCTGAAGAACCGCATGACTGGCCGTCCCACTCGCACCATCgttcagtttctgtttcagATGGCTTGCCCCGACGGCAAGTAA